The following nucleotide sequence is from Macaca fascicularis isolate 582-1 chromosome 15, T2T-MFA8v1.1.
GAGGCCCCGGGGGATCAGGCGCAGGCGCAGGACTGGACCCGGCCGGGATCCCCTGCGGAATAGGACACTCCATTGGGGTGGCCTGGAGGATAGGGCCTGGAGGAGCAGGACCCGGGAACCCCTCATCTCTGCCTCTGAGGTGAAACTGGAGCTTGGAGCCTCGTTGGCCTCCTGTGGGATTTTTCCTTGTAATCTTCACGGTATACCGCttaaaataaaactcaataaatgtttgttgattgacTGATGGACTGACTGATCTCAGAAATTTTTTAGAGGGTCACATTTCATGACCACTAACCCAGAGTGAGTTCCTTGAGGCAGGGATGGTTGTGGTCTGCACAGCGGTTTAGTTAAGGGTAGGAAGTCTGTTAACGGCAGGTGTTGGAGACCCAGACTCAGGGAGGTGGGTACTAGGGGACCCCTCCCAATCTGTGTCGCCCCCAGGAGCAGGGGGAGGGACCCAGTCGCAGCCCCCAGGCTCCCTGGGGAAGCACAGAAAAGGAATGGGGCTGGGAGTCCCGCGCAGGGCCAGGTGCCCACCTGGGAGTGGACATGTGTGTGCTGCTCCAGGCTCACGGCGTGGCCGAATGTTTTACCGCAGACGTCACAGGCGAAGGGCCGGGTCCCACTATGGGAGCGTCGCACATGCACTTCGAGTCCGTGAGGGGTGGAGAAGACCTGGAAGCAGGGGCAGCGTGTGAGGCCACTGGGGGCTGCAGAGAGGGGAACAGGCCTGGGGTCCCATGGTCTCTTCCATGCCCAGCTCCGGCCAAGTCAGGGTGTACAGAGGAAGGGACGCTGGATCGCCAGTTCTGCTACTTGTTTGCTGTGTGTCCCAGGGAGGTCCCTTTTCCTCTCTGTGGCTCAGTCTCCCATCTACAAAGTTGGGTGTGAGAGAGGGGATCTGGAGCCCCCTCCTTGCCTCCTCTAGAGGCTGAATAGCCCGGTGGTTAAGAGCTGGGAGTTGGCCAGAGCTGGGTTTGAATGCTGGTTCTGATAGCTACTTGCTGTCTGATCCTGAaaaagtgacttaacctctctgaaccttaaCCCTTCATCTGCCTCCTGGCACTCATGCCTGTCAACTGCTtagcacagggccaggcacatgGTCAGAGCTCAATGAATGGTGATGAGGGCGAACGTTTTGATCATTAATCCCACCAGAGTCCCAAGGTTCACAGCACAGGGAACACCCAGAGCTGCCAGTGCGCTGAGAGGGAGTGCAGAGAGCAGCGCCCAGGTGCCCACCCACACCCCCCACTGCCCACCTTGTTGCACTTCACACAGTGGTACGCGTCCATGCCCGGGGAGTAGCGGAGGCTGAAGTCCAAGGCGGGCTCGGTGCTGGGCACCAGAGGACTGCCGTACAGGCTGACGGAGTGCTCCAGGAAGGCTGACTGCATGGTGGAGGGGGCCTGCCGGTAGCTGTGGCCATACGTTGAGGCCAGGATGTCCCAGGAGAAGCTGGGCTTGTAGAATGGGGGTGAGTCGGACAGTGGAGAGTCCCCATCCTGGGGTCGGGACAGCACAATGGGGCCCTCTGTGGAGATAGGGACACATGCCTGGTTACTCATTTAAACacagggggctgggcatggtggctcacgcctgcaattccagcactttgggaggccaaggcagaaggatcacttgaggtcaggagtttgagaccggccggaccaacatggtgaaaccctgtctctaccaaaaaatacaaaaattagccaggggtggtggctcacacctatcatcccagctactagggaggatgaggcaggagaatcacttgaaccggagaggcggaggttgcagtgagctgagatcgtgctactgcactccagcctgggcaacagagtgagaccctgtctcaaaaaataaaatgaaataaaataaacacagggCACCCACTTCCCACCACcctccaccacccaccaccaccttCATCACCTCATACGGAGGGTTTCAGGGTGTCAACCCAATACTTACTGCTGGGGATGCCTGTGTCCCTGTGGCTCCTCAGCTTTTCCAGTCCAGAAACAGCCCCGCCCTCACTCCAAAGTGCCCGCCTCACCCCTTGCATGGACCGGCCCAGCTGCTGCTTCTTACCTCTTCCCCCACCTAGCCCGCATCTGGGAATTAGCTCCCTGTCTGGGAGGCCCGAGCGGAAGCCACAGAGCCCGGGCTGCATCCAGTGACTTTGTGGGTCCTTCCTGACTCCAGGGCCCCAAGGGGCTGTGTTGTAAGAGTCCCTTCATCCTTCCTCCCCTTGGCACTCCCTGGGGAATGACAGGGGGTCACAGATGGGTACCTGGTGCCGGGGCCATCCTGGCCAAGTTCTGGTCCTGCTCCAGCTCCGGCTCTCGCTTGAAGTTGGTCCAGTCCAGGCACTGGTTTGGGAATAGGGTGCTAAGGACAGGGCTGTTGCTCGGGGCCTGGTCTCTGGGCACTGTAGGGAGATAGGACCATCAGCATCAGTAGCCACAGCTTCTGGGAAGCCCAGAGGGAGCAAGGAGGGCACACCCTCCCTAGGAGAAGGAGGCCCAGATAGACATCCACTTGCGGCTGTTTCTGGTggctcatactcctgggctctgCCCAGGGCAGGGGGGTGAGAAGAGGCCAGGAGGAGACCCTGGGAAAGACTTTGGACCAGtccgtttttcttttttttttttttttttttttttttgagacggagtctcgctctgtcgcccaggctggagtgcagtggccggatctcagctcactgcaagctccgcctcccgggttcacgccattctctggcctcagcctcccgagtagctgggactacaggcgcccgccacctcgcccggctagttttttttgtatttcttaatagagacggggtttcaccgtgttagccaggatggtttcgatctcctgacctcgtgatccgcccgtctcggcctcccaaagtgctgggattacaggcttgagccaccgcgcccggccaggaccaGTCCGTTTTTCTGAGCAACCCAACTCCAGCCCTAGATTGAGCCTCCAGTGAGGCCCCACATGTCAGTAACTGAGTACGGGCTCCAACTTGACACTCTCATCTCCCCAACAGGGCAGAAGGGATGAGGGCATCATTCATGCATCTACTCCTTTTATCTGCAACCCATATTTACTGCACTCCTGCTTCCAGACTTGGAAGAAGAGGCTGCTGCAGGAGGGACGCTGCTGCACCCCCATCACACAGAGCAGAAAGACCCCGGTGGGTTCAGCAGGGCGCCAGCCTTGGCTCTGACTCACCCGGGGTAAGGGCAGGAGGCCAGAGCGGTTCATCCTCCTGCACACGGGGCTGGTGGTAGGTGTGAGCCTTCTTGCTCTTCACCAGGAAGGAGCGTGGCATTTTCAGTGTGCACCCCACACCTGCAAGAGGGAGGGATGGGAGCGGTTGGGAAGGACAAGAGAACAATACTCCCCATATCTCAGAACctcctcctgagctcaaacagcAGCTCTACTGGCTTGAAGAGTGAGCCCCAAAGttcatgtccacccagaacctgtgaatatgaccttattaGTAACAGTGTGTTTTTGCAGATATCATCAAGTTATGACGAGGTCATTCCGGGTTCGGATGGACCCTCAATCCAagatgactagtgtccttataagaagacgGAAATTTGGACCCAGAGACACAGACACCCAGGGAGAATGTCGTGTGACAACAGAGCAGAGAGTGATGCTTCTATCAGCCAGAGAATGCCAGGCAGTACTGGCAGCTGCCAGAACTCGGAGAGGGGCACAAAGTACTCTTCCCTGGAGTCTCCAGAAAGAACCCACTTTgtggacaccttgattttggatttctagaCCCCAGAAccatgaaagaataaatttctgttgtttttaagccaccTGTTTGTGCTATTTTGTTACGGCAGCTACAAATCCTAACTTCCCTCACTGCTCCTTcaccagaaaacaaatacatcGCCCCCTAGAAAATGCTCAGACAAGCCTGCTCCCATTGGCACGATCTGGGCTGCAATGGAGCAGAAAGGGAAAGGCAGGGGCTAAGGTCTCCCTCTGTGACACACGGTGGACCCCAATTCTAGAAAGTTACATTTAGGTACCAATGAGATTCACCTTCAGAGGCCATAGAAACAGATGGTCTGAGCTTAGGTTTTGGAATCAGCAGTTCACGGGttagaatctcagctcacttgctGTGCAATCTGGGACagacacttaacctctctgggcctatTCCCTTTGCTGTAAGGGGGGATGTCGAGGCTTGCAGTGCTGACAAGGGCATCACAGGTGCTCAGTGTCTATCACAGGGGGCTCTGGCAGAGAAGCTGAAGCAAACGAGGAGACATTGCCAATCCACGTGCTCCTGCAAGCTACAAGCCACGGCTACAGAGCAGGGCTGCGCCTTGTCCACAGCCCTGGCCCAGACTCTGTTTCCTAGAGAGACAGGGGCCTTCTCTATCTGAGGAATGGGGTGGGGGGACTCAAGACCTGAGAGGAGCCCCCACTCCACTGCACCTGGACGCCTGAAGTTTCACGGACACAGGAGAAGAGGCAAATATCCCCCAGCTTCCATGGGCAGCCCAGCATCACTACTGACCCCACCggtcagggagtgggggaagaaacCAAGGACCACATCAGTCAGGGGACCATCCCAGGTAGGGTCGGGGAGTGACAGGGCTGGACCCTGGCTTCCCCTGCAGAGCCCTCTGGAGCTGAGAGCCCCGCCTGGCCCCCAGAATGCTTCACATCCCTGTACTCAGCCTGTGAGGCTCCCCTGGGGGCTCCTGGAAAGCATCATCTTGTGGTCCTCTATCTTTTCTGCCCCCATGCTGCACCCAGACCAACACCAGGCCCACGCCTGAGGCCTCGGAAGAGTCCCACCCCCCATCCCCTTGGGCCAGCCGCCATGCAAGACTGCAGCGGTGATAGGGCTCCAGAGAAGGCGGGAAAGGGATCACAGCTGCTTCAGAACAGCAGTGAGGGCCAGGGTGATAAGGCCTTGGCCCAGGagcagggtgggaggtgggagattAGAGAATGCAGCTTGGAAAAGGGCCAGGGACTCACCCCTTCCCCAAAGGGATGACCCAGAGCCAggcagaagagggacctgactgtgCCCAGACCTCCTTCCccctggcccagagcctggggacATCAGGAGTTTGGACTGGGGGCTCTGCACAGAGGGCCAAGCTCAGGCCCAGCCCTTGCCTGCTGTAAGACTCATCCCCGAGCCTCAGTGGCCATATCTGCTAAATGGGGATCCCAATCCAACCCCGTGGGATTGTGGGTAGTGAGAAAGGACCTTTATCCATCAGGAGCGAGCATGGGAAGCGCTCAGCATGTGCCCATCCGCGCATCCCAGCACCCAGCCCACTGCAGGTGCATTCAAAGGACGGGGTGAGCCCTGCGCCAAGGGCTGCAGCAGCTCCCCGAAGCCAGGGCCGCGCTCAAGGCCCTGTACTCTCTGAGCTCTAAAATTAGGAGAAAGGACCTTGAAGACCTCTGGGGTCCCTTCCCGCGGTCAGATGCTCGGCTCTCTGAACACAGGCTCGGGCCGGGGGCAGCCCACGGCCTTATCTCCCAGGGACAcgtcttcctcctcctgcctcctccccctccctcaccAGGGCTCCCCACACCCCCCTTCCTTCCCGCTTCTAACTCTTCTATGCTTCAAGAAAGCCCCTGGGGACGCCAGACCCTAGCGGGAGAGGAGGGGACCCAGTGAGCAGGAGGAGGGCTGAGGGTGCGGGGTTCCCCTCGCACTTTGTTTTGAGGGGGCCTGTGAGggcctatcaaaatatcaaaagatGATCTTTTTTTCCCACATAATATTTATGAGGAAATCAGCTAGAACCAAAGGTACTCGCCGAGGCGTCTGTGATAGAAGGAGGCGCCCGTCAACCCTTGTGGCAGGGGGCTGCTTAGCCGGCCTTTTTTATTACACCTTTAATCCTGATGCTTAATCCAGATGCTGAGTCCTGCTGCTGTCCCATTTCATAAAGGAGGAGCTGAGGCCTGGAGGGCTCAGGACCCTGCGGCAGAGTGAGCAGGGCAGGACTGGGGTCTGTCTGGCCCCAGGCCTCCATGCTCTTGACtttcagcccaggaggtgggcAGTTACTCGGTGCAGACTGGGTGCCAAGTGCTGGGCAGTGCCCGGCATGGCTTTCTCTCTGCAGAG
It contains:
- the GFI1B gene encoding zinc finger protein Gfi-1b isoform X1; this translates as MPRSFLVKSKKAHTYHQPRVQEDEPLWPPALTPVPRDQAPSNSPVLSTLFPNQCLDWTNFKREPELEQDQNLARMAPAPEGPIVLSRPQDGDSPLSDSPPFYKPSFSWDILASTYGHSYRQAPSTMQSAFLEHSVSLYGSPLVPSTEPALDFSLRYSPGMDAYHCVKCNKVFSTPHGLEVHVRRSHSGTRPFACDVCGKTFGHAVSLEQHTHVHSQGIPAGSSPAPAPDPPGPRFLRQERSFECRMCGKAFKRSSTLSTHLLIHSDTRPYPCQFCGKRFHQKSDMKKHTYIHTGEKPHKCQVCGKAFSQSSNLITHSRKHTGFKPFSCELCTKGFQRKVDLRRHRESQHSLK
- the GFI1B gene encoding zinc finger protein Gfi-1b isoform X2, with the protein product MPRSFLVKSKKAHTYHQPRVQEDEPLWPPALTPVPRDQAPSNSPVLSTLFPNQCLDWTNFKREPELEQDQNLARMAPAPEGPIVLSRPQDGDSPLSDSPPFYKPSFSWDILASTYGHSYRQAPSTMQSAFLEHSVSLYGSPLVPSTEPALDFSLRYSPGMDAYHCVKCNKVFSTPHGLEVHVRRSHSGTRPFACDVCGKTFGHAVSLEQHTHVHSQERSFECRMCGKAFKRSSTLSTHLLIHSDTRPYPCQFCGKRFHQKSDMKKHTYIHTGEKPHKCQVCGKAFSQSSNLITHSRKHTGFKPFSCELCTKGFQRKVDLRRHRESQHSLK